Proteins co-encoded in one Corynebacterium lujinxingii genomic window:
- a CDS encoding TetR/AcrR family transcriptional regulator, with protein MRKDAAENHKALVEAATTLIAQMGPKVSLRTIAKEAEVGVATASRHFPTKDDLYRAVLENIIDKMRAIVDKHVPRLPGAPEATWRCAITEMVDNGFPAVGQEFLPVFAPHMGQEERNILIEKVKALYRPLLTEAKKYGLCPGDLDVLDFHFGIITLSRPLPTIAEEVFARSRGWLVDVFIDGLRAQAEGSQSNHSQSTIV; from the coding sequence ATGCGAAAAGATGCTGCTGAAAACCACAAAGCGCTTGTAGAGGCGGCCACGACGCTCATTGCCCAGATGGGGCCGAAGGTCTCGCTGCGCACCATTGCGAAGGAAGCAGAGGTGGGTGTTGCCACCGCGAGCCGCCACTTCCCTACCAAGGATGACCTCTACCGCGCGGTGCTGGAAAACATCATCGACAAGATGCGCGCGATCGTAGACAAGCACGTTCCCCGCCTCCCCGGCGCCCCCGAGGCGACGTGGCGCTGCGCCATCACTGAGATGGTGGACAACGGCTTCCCTGCCGTCGGCCAAGAATTCCTGCCCGTGTTCGCACCCCACATGGGCCAAGAGGAACGAAACATACTGATAGAAAAGGTAAAAGCCCTCTACCGTCCCCTCCTCACGGAGGCGAAAAAGTACGGGCTGTGCCCCGGCGACCTCGACGTCCTAGACTTCCATTTCGGCATCATCACACTGTCGCGGCCGCTGCCAACCATCGCAGAAGAGGTGTTCGCCCGTAGCAGGGGGTGGCTCGTAGACGTGTTTATCGACGGGCTGCGGGCGCAGGCCGAAGGGTCACAAAGCAACCACTCACAAAGCACAATCGTGTAA
- a CDS encoding ABC transporter permease, with translation MSTTVVQQETATTDGSRINNTNSTVKKTIALILGLPIILGLMLWAFLAPTFASGPDGVPVAVAGPEPVVEKLRAQAEQQEEHPDFVVVSSQDEAEDMVRNRDAVGAIAIGQGSATVYTASGNGAPYVQMLNGLAQNMQSSGMPVETEDLAPTTEDDPQAQGLALLGLPLAFGGVISGMLATVLLRGRKWSKVAVITGVSILGAGVAVWMLHGIYGSLSGSVGMEWLAIAAGIAATSSVTAGLGALLGVPGAGLGAVLTIFVANPLAGLATGPWLLPAGWSALGQLMPIGATGYLVRSLSFFDGADAQGSWIVLCSWIVVGLILLAFDRSKEKTA, from the coding sequence ATGAGCACAACCGTGGTGCAACAGGAAACCGCCACCACCGATGGCAGCCGCATCAACAACACCAACAGCACCGTGAAAAAGACCATCGCCCTGATTTTGGGCCTGCCGATAATCCTCGGCCTCATGCTGTGGGCGTTTCTTGCGCCCACCTTCGCCTCCGGCCCGGACGGGGTGCCGGTGGCAGTGGCGGGGCCGGAGCCGGTCGTTGAGAAGCTGCGTGCTCAGGCGGAGCAGCAGGAGGAGCACCCGGACTTCGTCGTGGTGAGCTCACAGGACGAGGCTGAAGATATGGTGCGAAACCGCGACGCGGTCGGCGCGATCGCAATCGGGCAGGGCAGCGCCACGGTCTACACCGCTTCCGGTAACGGTGCACCGTACGTGCAGATGCTCAATGGCCTTGCCCAGAACATGCAGTCCTCCGGCATGCCGGTGGAGACCGAGGATCTCGCCCCCACGACCGAGGATGACCCGCAGGCCCAGGGCCTCGCGTTGCTCGGCCTGCCGCTCGCGTTCGGTGGCGTGATCTCCGGAATGCTTGCAACCGTGCTGCTTCGTGGCCGCAAGTGGTCGAAGGTCGCAGTCATCACGGGTGTGTCCATCCTCGGCGCGGGTGTTGCGGTTTGGATGCTGCACGGCATCTACGGCTCGCTCAGCGGCAGCGTGGGCATGGAGTGGCTGGCTATCGCTGCCGGCATCGCCGCAACCTCGTCGGTCACCGCCGGTCTTGGCGCACTTCTTGGCGTGCCGGGTGCTGGCCTCGGCGCGGTGCTGACCATCTTTGTGGCTAACCCGCTGGCCGGCCTGGCCACAGGCCCATGGCTGCTGCCGGCCGGCTGGTCCGCACTGGGCCAGCTCATGCCGATTGGTGCGACCGGCTACCTCGTGCGCTCGCTGAGCTTCTTCGACGGCGCGGACGCGCAGGGTTCCTGGATCGTCCTGTGCAGCTGGATCGTCGTTGGCCTGATTCTGCTGGCCTTCGACCGTTCGAAGGAGAAGACCGCGTAG
- a CDS encoding VOC family protein produces the protein MATTTQLYVSFPGNAREVLEFYQSVFGGDLELLTYGEQLDQGVKFPFDPPCEAIAHATLTGPFSISGGDDLERNETSLNRGDFGFTAYVETPEEGEALYATLADDGGNAVMPFALAPWGDHFGVVEDKFGIRWNVTKQG, from the coding sequence ATGGCAACGACGACACAGCTCTATGTTTCTTTCCCCGGCAACGCACGCGAGGTGCTGGAGTTCTACCAATCCGTCTTCGGCGGCGATCTTGAGCTGCTCACCTACGGCGAACAGCTGGATCAAGGGGTGAAGTTCCCCTTCGACCCGCCGTGCGAGGCTATCGCCCACGCCACGCTTACCGGTCCGTTTTCCATTTCGGGCGGAGACGACCTCGAGCGCAATGAAACCAGCCTCAACCGGGGCGACTTCGGCTTCACCGCGTACGTGGAGACGCCGGAGGAAGGTGAGGCGCTCTACGCAACGCTTGCCGACGACGGCGGCAACGCCGTCATGCCCTTCGCCCTCGCGCCGTGGGGCGACCACTTCGGCGTGGTGGAGGACAAGTTCGGCATCCGCTGGAACGTGACCAAGCAGGGGTAG
- a CDS encoding Abi family protein, giving the protein MRVDDNVAASEFLSRVNYYRFSGFFRHWQHDPAKGDNRFFEGTSFDDIRSLYDSEQELASVCDELLHPLEILLRTKFAYAYGRHVGVTGMFARGEGFTQSPQQDAERVEEHALSNLDRSKEAFVAHYRDDVKQGRTYKPEAYDRMPIWVAVEAFSFGTLSRLIEASGDSGVLDHIADSMNTSRKLLPGQVKSFVYLRNRVAHCAQLWNHRVLDVPGLQPKTSRRIKRTYRNFSDHSVYKILVALDDVATRSGISTNWLEDTIEPLLDNHPLLAKGITQPARYGEMPSNTLID; this is encoded by the coding sequence ATGCGCGTAGATGACAACGTCGCAGCAAGCGAGTTCCTATCGAGGGTCAATTACTACCGTTTCTCTGGGTTCTTTCGGCATTGGCAGCATGACCCAGCAAAAGGCGACAATCGATTCTTTGAAGGCACTTCATTCGACGATATTCGTTCGCTTTACGATTCCGAGCAAGAACTTGCGAGCGTTTGTGATGAACTGCTGCACCCTCTGGAGATTCTTCTCCGCACCAAGTTCGCTTATGCCTATGGTCGACATGTTGGGGTAACCGGAATGTTCGCTCGCGGTGAGGGGTTTACTCAATCGCCCCAACAGGACGCTGAACGCGTCGAAGAGCACGCGCTTTCCAACCTAGATCGCAGCAAAGAAGCTTTCGTCGCTCACTACCGCGATGACGTCAAACAAGGTCGCACTTACAAGCCTGAAGCCTATGACCGAATGCCGATATGGGTTGCTGTGGAGGCATTCTCATTTGGAACCTTGTCTCGTCTCATAGAGGCTTCCGGAGACTCTGGCGTACTCGACCACATCGCAGACTCGATGAATACATCGCGCAAATTGCTGCCCGGCCAGGTCAAGTCATTCGTATACTTACGTAACCGAGTAGCCCACTGCGCTCAGCTATGGAACCATCGTGTGCTTGATGTTCCCGGTCTACAACCGAAAACTTCAAGACGAATCAAGCGCACTTACCGCAACTTCTCGGATCACTCGGTTTACAAAATCCTTGTTGCTCTTGACGACGTCGCTACCCGTTCAGGCATTTCGACCAACTGGCTAGAAGACACAATCGAGCCGCTATTGGACAACCACCCGTTGCTCGCGAAAGGAATCACCCAACCGGCGCGATACGGGGAAATGCCCTCTAACACCCTTATCGACTAG
- a CDS encoding restriction endonuclease: protein MTIDNTPTIDRFRPIVLRALNNGEEHAVRDVCEMVANHMELPQEVRSERIASGQHRYINRIHWACSALTQAGLLERPRRGHYRITDDGKEVDQRSLNEYSEKDMLEWRVWRAYQEEISQRRRADDTVPSISPSSEDLVDPVESLTAGERTFNAQTETKLRKRLQESSPEFFERAVIDVLWAMGYGGTHGEKKHVGRTRDGGIDGVIRQDALGLTNIYIQAKRYADSNKVGEPEVRNFIGSLDAKGANLGVFITTSSFQPAAEKTAAGYRHGKIVLIDGIKLTSLMLSYGVAVHKAHEFTLYEINDDFFEDDELA, encoded by the coding sequence ATGACGATTGACAACACCCCAACAATTGACCGGTTCCGTCCAATTGTTCTACGGGCACTGAACAATGGCGAGGAACACGCTGTCAGGGACGTTTGCGAGATGGTCGCCAATCACATGGAGCTGCCCCAGGAGGTTCGCAGCGAGCGGATCGCCTCGGGTCAGCACCGTTACATTAACCGCATCCACTGGGCCTGTTCCGCTCTGACTCAAGCAGGGCTGCTCGAGCGGCCACGGCGTGGTCACTACCGCATCACCGACGATGGCAAGGAGGTTGATCAGCGTTCTTTAAATGAATATTCCGAGAAGGACATGTTGGAATGGCGGGTGTGGCGGGCCTATCAGGAAGAGATCTCCCAGCGTCGTCGCGCAGACGATACTGTTCCTAGCATTAGCCCTAGTAGTGAAGATTTGGTTGACCCGGTCGAATCCCTCACCGCTGGTGAACGTACGTTTAACGCCCAGACGGAAACCAAACTGCGTAAAAGGCTCCAAGAGTCATCTCCGGAGTTCTTCGAGCGCGCGGTCATCGATGTGTTGTGGGCGATGGGCTACGGCGGTACGCACGGGGAGAAAAAGCACGTGGGTCGTACGCGCGATGGTGGCATCGATGGGGTCATCCGCCAAGATGCCCTGGGATTGACGAATATTTATATCCAAGCTAAGCGATACGCGGACTCAAACAAAGTCGGCGAGCCCGAAGTACGGAACTTTATCGGTTCACTCGATGCCAAAGGCGCGAACCTGGGTGTCTTCATCACAACCTCCTCGTTCCAGCCTGCAGCAGAAAAGACCGCAGCAGGCTACCGGCACGGCAAGATTGTGCTGATCGACGGCATCAAGCTCACTTCGTTGATGCTTTCCTACGGAGTAGCTGTACATAAGGCTCACGAATTCACGCTCTACGAAATCAACGACGACTTTTTCGAGGACGACGAACTGGCCTAA
- a CDS encoding excisionase family DNA-binding protein, which produces MKDVQEHLGARCETIARWVGKRNMSAYKVGRQLKIKLSDIDEWVRSGGAADDEHLTGRGERNLHA; this is translated from the coding sequence ATGAAAGACGTTCAAGAACACTTGGGAGCACGCTGTGAGACGATTGCCCGGTGGGTTGGAAAACGAAACATGTCTGCTTACAAAGTAGGCAGACAACTGAAAATCAAACTAAGCGATATAGACGAATGGGTGCGCTCCGGCGGTGCAGCCGATGACGAGCACCTCACTGGACGCGGCGAAAGGAATCTGCATGCCTGA